Part of the Rhodothermia bacterium genome is shown below.
AAATGAACAGGGCCTTTTTGTTGAAGACTTTGTGAGGCCGCATAACGAACTGTGGAAAGCACCATCTGTGCCGGAATGGCCACATCGGGGCATGGCATATCAAAGGCCCAGCGTACAAAGGCCCCAAAAATACCCGTTTGTCGAATGGTTTGGTTGGCGTCGGTTTCCCGTAATTCGGGCGGTCGGTCTGCGGTGAGCAAAAGCATCGGGATGCGGTCATTCGAGGCTTCTACCACCGCCGGCAGGCCATTTGCAACGGCGGTTCCGGAGGTGGTTACCCAAACGGCGGGCTTTCCGGTGGCACGGGCAAAACCCAAGGCGGCAAAGGCGGTTCCGCGCTCATCTGGGTGGATGACCTTGCGGGCATCGGGGTGGCGGGCAATCGCAACCGTGAGCGGTGTGGAGCGTGAGCCGGGCGAAATAAAAAAATGATGGATGCCAGACCGGATTAGCGCGCTTACCACGAGATCTGCCCACAGTTGATTGATGTTTACGGTACTTGGAGCGTATTCCATAAAAGGTTTTGCGTTAAATCCCCGCCAATTCAATCCCGATGGGGCAATGGTCACTGCCCAAAACCTCTGGCCAGATAAAGGCGTCTTGCACTTGGGGCAGGAGGCGTTCCTCTACAAAAAAATAATCTATTCGCCAGCCAATATTTTTGCCTCTTGCGCCAGCTAAGTTAGACCACCACGAATAAGCGCCCTCTTTTTCTGGGTGCAGATGCCGGAAGGTGTCCCTAAAACCAGCATTTTGGAAATGATCCACCCAAACCCGTTCTTCCGGCAAGAAGCCAGAGGTTTTTTGGTTGCCTTTGGGACGCGCCAAGTCTATGGGTTGATGGGCTATGTTGACATCGCCGCAAAAAATAACGGGGCGTGGATCGGAGCTACGGAGGCGGTTCACATGGTCGAGAAAGGCTTGGTTGTAGGCCAATTTATACGGTACGCGGCTCAAGTCTCGGCGGCCACTGGGGAAGTACGCATTGACCAAGATGAAATGGCGGAACCAAGCGGTAATGGTACGGCCTTCGGTATCAAATTGTGGATCGCCCAAGCCTGTTTGGAGGTTTTCCGGTATTTCCTTCGTAAAAAGGGCTGTTCCAGAATAGCCCGCTTTTTCGGCGGGATGCCACAAGGTGTGCCAGCCTTCGGGTTTTAGTACAGAGGCCGGAACTTGAGCCTCCGTAGCTTTTATTTCTTGCAGGCAAAGGACATCGGGCGCAGTTTTTAGAAACCATTCGGCAAAGCCTTTTTGCACCACCGAGCGAATGCCATTGACATTCCAAGAAATCAGTTTTTTGGTATCGGACATGGTTTTAGGTTGAGGTCAGCAAAAACGAAGTAGGCCATTGGCCACTTTTTGTTAGAACATAATACCAAGCGAAACAGAAACGCCCTGATTGCGCTTGGGGTTGGTGTCATTTTTTACCAAGTCTAAAATGCCCAGATGATACCTTGCATCCAGCATCCACATATACTGCTGGCGCCGGAAGCGCAACCCAATTCCAGCAACACTTCCCAAATCTATGCTCCTGACGGACTCATCGGCATTGTCTTCCACCCATTCTTTTTGGCCTTTTATGCCGGCTTTGGTGCGCGCATCCATCAGGAAAGAAATTTGTGGGCCAACATGAACTTGCGGCGCAATAGCGGCATCTGGTTTTAAATCTACAAGTGCCATCACAGGTACATCCAAGTAAGCCATGTCAAAGCGGAACAAGTTGACATCCGGAAAGAGGGTGGGGTCATAAAGTTGTGCTCCTTTGGGTGCATAGAGGGCTTCTGCCTGAAAGGCCAAGCGGTCGTTGGACTGATGATAGAGGATGAGTCCAGTAACGGTACGGGTTGTGGCGGTGAATTTGGTGTCTGGATCATTCCAAAACCGCGTTTGCGCTATTCCCAATCTTGCGCCAATCCCATATTGTTGGGCGGTTGCAAGTTGAAAAAAAAGGAAAGTGGGCAGAAGGATTTTACTGCGGAATAGGCTCTGCCACCACATCCAATTCCTGCTCTTCTTCTTCATCATCGAAGGTATCGGCTTGTTGTAAAGGAAATTCATCATTTAGGATTATGTCGTGATGGTCTAAGGACAAGCGCAAATAAGCAGAAGCCTTTTTACGTGAAGGGTAGGTTAGGATCAATGTTAAGAACATCATCCCAAAAATATATTGAAAAAACCGCCGTCCTGTAAGGGCGTACCCAATCAGGGTAAAGGCGATGGGAATACATAAAATAGTCCACCTTAAAATACTTGCTGTTTCATAAACGTCCAATTTGTCTAATAATTTCGGGTACTTGGTTGCAGAAGAAACGATGTACGTAAAAACCACCAAAGACAGAATGATGCCAATAGCGGAAAGAATGGGGACAAAGTAGCTTAGAAAATTAAAGATATAATGGACAACCTCTTGAACGATAAAAAGTTTATAACGAACAAGCAGAAGACTAAGCACAAAGAAGCCCAAAAGCACCGCAAGTGTCGCACCATACATGCTTAGCAGGCGCTCATTATATTGCGTGGGTGTTTTATAGAGGTGTTGTGCATTCATGATGGAGGCTAATTCATACGACAAAGGGAACGATTGCGGCTAAAATACGGTATCTTGCAGCATAAACCGTTTGCGATTTTTCAAAAAAACTGCCATGTTCGTCCGACGTGACACCCCTGAAGAAAGAAAGACTACCCAAGAGGATCGAACGCTGAACAAAACCGATCGCTTGTTTGCTTTGTTAATCTTGATCCAAAGCCGTCCCAATATGACGACCCGTCAGTTGGCCGAGCATTTTGGGGTGAGCCGTCGCACCATTTTCAGGGACTTACAGAGCCTAGAAAAATCGGGCGTACCACTTACCTATGCTGGAGAATCGGGCGGGTACGAGATTTTGGAGGGCTATCAACTCCCACCCTTGATGCTTACGGGACGTGAAGCCGCTGTTTTGCTCCTCGGAACCAATTTCGTGAAACTCCAGACGGATGCTTCCCTGCAAAAAGATGCCGATGAGGTCGCGCTAAAAATAAAATCTATCCTACCACAAGGGATTCGGGACTACATAGGCCGCATTTTGCAACGAACGGTACTCGATCCCTATTGGCTGAATACGGTGACCAATGCCCGCCAAGACGATGCAGAGTCGGGAAAATGGGTACAGGTCTCGGAAGCTATTGCACACCGGAACCCGCTGTTTGTGCGCTATCATGTGGCCAGCCGCGAAGAAACCACACGCCGCAGAATTGACCCGCTTGGCCTGATTTATTACTCGGATCACTGGACATTGGTGGGGTTTTGTCATTTGCGGAAGGACATTCGCTCGTTTCGGTTAGACCAGATGGAAGAGGTTTATACCATGAGTGAGCGCTTTTCCGCACATGAGAAATTTGACCTTCAGACGTATTTAGAAGAAAAAGGCATGGGACGCCGCATGAGGATTGTGTTACGGTTCTCTAAAAAAATCTATGCGCAGGCACGGAGGAGGATTCCAGCACGGATTGAAGAAGAACGGACGGGTGAGACCGATAAGACCGTTGTCTTTTACTTTGAAAATCTATATTATATTGCCAATTGGCTGCTCCAATTTGGAACCAACGTGCAAATCGTGGAGCCGGCAGCCCTCCGTGAGGCATTTGGCCTTTTACTGGGTAAAATGCAAACCGTCTTGCAAGACTCGGTATCCGTGACCTAATTACTTCCCCAAAGCATGTTTTATGACCCCATAAAAGACCGAATGGGCGCTTTTTTTAGCCGTCGCCCATTGCTCCAACGCCTGTTTTATGCCGGTTTGGATATGGTCTTCTTGCGTACTTGGCACGTTAAAAAACACATCCGCCAAACGTTTCGGGATTGGCCAAGCGATAAACCATTGCGCATTTTGGATGCCGGAACAGGGTTTGGGCAATACGTTTGGTTCTTGGTGCGCAACTTCCCGCAAGCCCAAATTCTGGCGGTAGATGTGAAGGAGGATTATTTGGAGAACGCAAAACGGTTTTTAGACCAAACCCCATACGCCCAACAAGTGCGATGGGCATGGGCAGACCTTACCGATTTTCATTCCGAAGAACGCTTCGATTTTATCTTGTCGGTAGATGTGATGGAACACATCGAGGACGACGAGGCGGTCTTTCGAAATTTTGCGGGGGTCTTGGCCGATGGCGGCTGCGTACTCATCAATACACCGTCCGATTTGGGTGGCTCCGATGCCGAAATAGAGGGCGAAAGCTTCATCAGTGAACACGTCCGCGATGGTTATAACCTGCACGAATTGCATGAAAAGCTTCGACGTGCCGGATTAGCACCCTTTGGGTCGGTCTATACCTATGGCCGTTATGGTTCTTTGGCATGGCGTTTATTGTTGAAATATCCGATGAAGATGCTGGGTAAAAGTCGGTTCTTAGCGGTTGTTTTGCCGGTCTATTATTTGTTTGCCTTGCCGATTGGCTTGGTGTTGAATTGGTTAGACGTTCGTGTCCACAATCCACAAGGAACGGGTGTTTTAGTGATGTCAAATAAAGGTTAACCCACCCGCCAAGGTATTGGTTTTAACGCCTTTGGCATACGAAAAGCGGGGCAAATGCCGTTGAAGGAAAGAAGTTGGTGGGTTCTTCATAGCTGGTTTGTGTTTTTGGTAGGTTTTTTGAAGACCTTAAGCATGAAAAGACCTTGTATTGATGAGCCATTTCATCGGTAAAATGGGTTTGTTCTTCTTGTTCTAAATTTCTACGAACATGGCTACACA
Proteins encoded:
- the xth gene encoding exodeoxyribonuclease III gives rise to the protein MSDTKKLISWNVNGIRSVVQKGFAEWFLKTAPDVLCLQEIKATEAQVPASVLKPEGWHTLWHPAEKAGYSGTALFTKEIPENLQTGLGDPQFDTEGRTITAWFRHFILVNAYFPSGRRDLSRVPYKLAYNQAFLDHVNRLRSSDPRPVIFCGDVNIAHQPIDLARPKGNQKTSGFLPEERVWVDHFQNAGFRDTFRHLHPEKEGAYSWWSNLAGARGKNIGWRIDYFFVEERLLPQVQDAFIWPEVLGSDHCPIGIELAGI
- a CDS encoding PorT family protein → MMKKKSRNWMWWQSLFRSKILLPTFLFFQLATAQQYGIGARLGIAQTRFWNDPDTKFTATTRTVTGLILYHQSNDRLAFQAEALYAPKGAQLYDPTLFPDVNLFRFDMAYLDVPVMALVDLKPDAAIAPQVHVGPQISFLMDARTKAGIKGQKEWVEDNADESVRSIDLGSVAGIGLRFRRQQYMWMLDARYHLGILDLVKNDTNPKRNQGVSVSLGIMF
- a CDS encoding YafY family transcriptional regulator, coding for MFVRRDTPEERKTTQEDRTLNKTDRLFALLILIQSRPNMTTRQLAEHFGVSRRTIFRDLQSLEKSGVPLTYAGESGGYEILEGYQLPPLMLTGREAAVLLLGTNFVKLQTDASLQKDADEVALKIKSILPQGIRDYIGRILQRTVLDPYWLNTVTNARQDDAESGKWVQVSEAIAHRNPLFVRYHVASREETTRRRIDPLGLIYYSDHWTLVGFCHLRKDIRSFRLDQMEEVYTMSERFSAHEKFDLQTYLEEKGMGRRMRIVLRFSKKIYAQARRRIPARIEEERTGETDKTVVFYFENLYYIANWLLQFGTNVQIVEPAALREAFGLLLGKMQTVLQDSVSVT
- a CDS encoding class I SAM-dependent methyltransferase — encoded protein: MFYDPIKDRMGAFFSRRPLLQRLFYAGLDMVFLRTWHVKKHIRQTFRDWPSDKPLRILDAGTGFGQYVWFLVRNFPQAQILAVDVKEDYLENAKRFLDQTPYAQQVRWAWADLTDFHSEERFDFILSVDVMEHIEDDEAVFRNFAGVLADGGCVLINTPSDLGGSDAEIEGESFISEHVRDGYNLHELHEKLRRAGLAPFGSVYTYGRYGSLAWRLLLKYPMKMLGKSRFLAVVLPVYYLFALPIGLVLNWLDVRVHNPQGTGVLVMSNKG